The Pyrenophora tritici-repentis strain M4 chromosome 2, whole genome shotgun sequence genome window below encodes:
- a CDS encoding EntF, Non-ribosomal peptide synthetase module protein — MTDSSSLREIWHLNSDVPTAVERCVHELFADQAKEQPQAPAICAWDGEMTYGELDELSSRLARHLVKVGVEVEDVVPLCFEKSMWTVVAMLAVLKAGGAFAPLDPDYPASRHDEVFRQTKARVVLASDQHATLCNGNNRIVVVVSRASLDGLTSASDKTNAIARPSNIAYVMFTSGSTGTPKGVVLEHRAISTSCLTHGEAFGFSSSTRSLQFAAYTFDACITEIITTLLFGACICIPSELDRRNDLSNTSNALGVSWALLTPTVARTLDPKTVSSLRTLVLGGEQVNSIDWERWSHLEKQINTYGPTECSVWCTSHSNAAGFTSGTIGRLIASMGWVVDSNDHNKLAPLGSVGELLVEGPILARGYLGDAEKTAAAFIQDPTWLLEGSGEHVGRHGRLYKTGDLVHYDADGNLVYVGRKDVQVKVRGQRVELGEIEHHVRECMPEVERMAAEVIMPGNDKDKATVAVFVQQKEEEASAGDGSSARVFFPSQVDSQLSQRLPSYMVPGVYFAVAQLPMTTSGKTDRKRLREIGSAFSAQQLAELLTRSQGPKRQPSTEQERALQKLWARVLDIDADSIGLDDSFFRLGGDSIAAMRLVAEARQEAIHLTVAGVFQHPKLVDLVAWTEAKVPATAQSIAPFSLLDSASDADTIRIQEEVAAICGINRDLIEDIYPCSPLQEGLISLTSKRAGDYIMQSVLELSVNTDESALRAAWEQVVKQSVVLRTRIVQHGRLGLLQAVVAGDIQWAEADHLGTYLAEDKAASMQLGDRLARYTLVKEPEGRKRWLVWTMHHALYDGWSLPRIVTTVKKAYNGGVLEQRPGFNTFIRYLSQQDQEATTNYWQTTLAGCEATMFPSLPPSIHQPVADAILEHQCPPLPRTMASDTTTSTLIRAAWAIVAGNYTRSDDVVFGVTVTGRNAPVVGIEAIVGPAIATVPVRVRLPGDWTVPALLAAVQQQATEMIPYEQTGLQRIAKMGTDAQHACGFQTLLVVQPADEDLESDKSLGRWQTKPELQDFTTYALMVQCTLAAERVLITVSFDPRVIEQWRVQRMLCQFSSVMQQLARADLSIKVDDIHLLTHEDRQQLWTWNSDVPTAVERCVHELFADQAKEQPQAPAICAWDGEMTYGELDELSSRLARHLVKVGVEVEDVVPLCFEKSMWTVVAMLAVLKAGGAFAPLDPDYPASRHDEVFRQTKARVVLASDQHATLCNGNNRIVVVVSEAAILQLSSDASRRNLVRAKAQPTNPAYIIFTSGSTGIPKGVVIEHRAASTSCLTHGKAFNLTKNARFFQFASYTFDVCITEIITTLLMGGRICVPAESMKLDRLAETITLLNVNWAYLTPTVARTLDPKTVSSLRTLVFGGEQVNSIDWEKWSHLENRVNAYGPTECSVICNSFSGLEGFYTGLIGKAIGSVSWVVDPNDHNKLAPLGSVGELLVEGPILARGYLGDAEKTAAAFIQDPTWLLEGSGEHVGRHGRLYKTGDLVHYDADGNLVYVGRKDVQVKCMPEVERMAAEVIMPGNDKDKATVAVFVQQKEEEASAGDGSSARVFFPSQVDSQLSQRLPSYMVPGVYFAVAQLPMTTSGKTDRKRLREIGSAFSAQQLAELLTRSQGPKRQPSTEQERALQKLWARVLDIDADSIGLDDSFFRLGGDSITAMQVSSSARAAHISISTHDILQHKTIGRLVRHISLKPAPSQLVIQDPVNRGFGLTPIQELYFRLESSGRACFDQCFLLEVSSSVNMESLRIAFKTLVQRHSILRAQFSQRTGGGWQQHICDRADDSFTIEYVQSTDQDDFLRAMLQSRSQLDIQKGPILAAALFDEDQRQLLFITVHHLVIDLVSWRVLLEELEDLLISRELPAAPPIPFQAWQALQAKHANTHGCSGGIIQAEMDSKQLILSYWGVQPGTILHRSTVSKGFALDKCTTSAILGSCNNAFQTRPVELILSALIHSFAAAFPDRALPTIFNESHGRETWDSGIDLSRTVGWFTSMFPVQVPNYTRHNMLNVIRHTKDSMRQFNDNGRSYFASQFTDNDTANTFASMFPVEVMFNYQGAYQQLERNDSLFKNLLIPDGCEPASLLETPRFALIDVSVVIDRGCIHVAVISDSRVKHQQQIASWIEQYEVALVEMAAILQKRHPEWTLSDLPLAFQTYQDLDRFQKDTLAGLHIQPREVEDVFPCSPMQEGILVSQSKDSDAYWVSLVFEAVSTQHSQVSCIQLQQAWKDVVRRHSLLRTLLVNNVPGCAGTMNVVLKDPQPSISFFQAAGDTVTLEVFRNHRSMSGQQSTLVQQESGLQHHMSICQLDNGKVYLCLDINHAIFDAHSRGIVLRDLQTAYSAKLNPDSALFKDVVSYLAQQEEDTARAYWAKYLDGVEPCAFPSIANADDGDCRGRTVHVPEIDVSIIHAFCHTWDVTPATIIQTAWALVLGQYTRSMTPCFGMLSSGRDFPIAEVDKIFGPLITILPCRVYLGNEQTVLDVLRAVQHDYTSSLPHQGFSLARVHSMLGLGAGALFNTVLSLQRIDDAVAVGTTGVIFHIEEGADPTEYDVNIGVAYNRLTMEIEMQYKTRCMSGSQAKNVADSFSKAILSIVGRPHSMLGGLGILGDAQKRQLWTWNSDIPTAVERCVHELFADQAKEQPQAPAICAWDGEMTYGELDELSSRLARHLVKVG, encoded by the exons ATGACCGATAGCTCGAGTTTAAGAGAAATATGGCACTTGAACAGCGATGTACCCACAGCTGTGGAGCGGTGCGTGCACGAGCTGTTTGCAGACCAGGCAAAAGAACAGCCTCAGGCGCCGGCCATCTGTGCGTGGGACGGCGAAATGACATATGGCGAGCTGGACGAGCTATCAAGCCGACTAGCTAGGCATCTTGTTAAGGTGGGGGTAGAGGTGGAAGACGTTGTTCCTCTCTGCTTTGAGAAGTCAATGTGGACAGTGGTAGCTATGCTCGCTGTGCTCAAGGCTGGCGGCGCGTTCGCACCCCTTGATCCCGATTACCCAGCCAGCCGGCACGATGAGGTCTTCCGTCAGACTAAGGCCAGGGTAGTGCTAGCCTCAGACCAGCACGCGACGCTTTGCAACGGTAACAACCGCATTGTCGTGGTGGTTAGTAGGGCCTCTTTAGATGGATTGACAAGCGCAAGCGACAAGACCAACGCGATAGCAAGGCCAAGTAATATTGCGTACGTCATGTTCACTTCAGGCAGCACAGGAACACCCAAGGGAGTCGTCTTAGAACACAGAGCAATTTCGACAAGCTGTCTCACCCATGGAGAGGCGTTTGGCTTCTCGTCTAGCACTCGAAGCCTTCAGTTTGCCGCTTACACCTTTGACGCGTGTATTACGGAGATTATTACAACTCTCTTATTTGGCGCATGTATTTGCATTCCCTCTGAGTTGGATAGACGCAACGACTTATCGAATACTTCAAATGCCTTAGGAGTAAGCTGGGCATTGCTTACGCCAACGGTTGCACGAACACTTGACCCAAAAACAGTTTCATCGCTTAGAACCTTAGTGCTTGGGGGTGAGCAGGTAAACAGTATTGACTGGGAAAGGTGGAGTCATCTTGAAAAGCAGATCAATACGTATGGTCCTACAGAGTGCAGCGTTTGGTGCACATCACACTCTAATGCCGCTGGTTTCACGTCAGGAACGATTGGAAGGCTAATTGCTTCTATGGGTTGGGTAGTGGATTCAAACGACCACAACAAGCTTGCCCCGCTCGGGTCGGTTGGCGAGCTGCTCGTCGAAGGGCCGATCCTGGCGCGTGGATACCTGGGCGACGCAGAGAAGACGGCGGCCGCCTTCATCCAAGACCCGACCTGGCTGTTGGAGGGCTCTGGAGAGCACGTAGGCCGACACGGGAGGCTGTACAAGACCGGCGACCTAGTACACTACGATGCAGACGGCAACCTGGTGTATGTGGGACGCAAGGACGTGCAGGTCAAGGTGCGCGGGCAGCGGGTGGAGTTGGGGGAGATTGAGCATCATGTGCGCGAGTGCATGCCGGAAGTGGAGCGTATGGCAGCAGAAGTAATCATGCCAGGAAACGACAAAGACAAGGCGACTGTGGCCGTCTTTGTGCAAcagaaagaggaagaggctTCCGCTGGAGACGGCTCCTCTGCACGGGTTTTCTTCCCCTCCCAGGTGGACAGCCAGCTCAGCCAGCGGCTGCCTAGCTACATGGTACCCGGAGTCTACTTTGCGGTCGCGCAGCTTCCCATGACAACGTCGGGCAAGACGGACCGCAAGCGGCTGCGCGAGATCGGGTCCGCGTTCTCAGCTCAACAGCTGGCAGAGCTACTCACACGAAGCCAGGGACCGAAGCGGCAGCCGTCGACAGAGCAGGAGAGGGCGCTGCAGAAACTGTGGGCGCGGGTTCTCGACATCGACGCCGACAGCATTGGGCTGGACGACAGTTTCTTTCGCCTAGGCGGCGACTCGATTGCGGCCATGAGGCTGGTGGCCGAGGCGCGTCAGGAGGCCATTCATCTCACGGTGGCAGGCGTCTTCCAGCACCCAAAGCTCGTTGACTTGGTTGCTTGGACTGAGGCAAAAGTTCCAGCGACAGCGCAAAGCATCGCCCCCTTCTCCCTACTCGACTCTGCCTCGGATGCAGACACAATACGCATCCAGGAAGAAGTGGCCGCCATCTGCGGCATAAACAGAGATCTTATTGAGGACATCTACCCGTGCTCACCGCTTCAGGAGGGCCTAATATCGCTCACGTCAAAGCGGGCGGGTGACTACATCATGCAGAGTGTACTAGAGCTGTCAGTCAACACAGACGAAAGCGCTCTACGAGCGGCTTGGGAGCAGGTTGTGAAGCAATCGGTGGTGCTGCGCACGCGCATCGTGCAGCACGGCCGATTGGGTCTTCTGCAGGCTGTGGTAGCAGGCGATATACAGTGGGCGGAAGCAGACCATCTGGGAACGTACCTGGCGGAGGACAAAGCAGCGTCCATGCAGCTGGGCGATCGTCTGGCACGCTATACTTTAGTCAAGGAGCCAGAGGGTAGAAAGCGCTGGCTTGtgtggacaatgcaccaCGCTCTGTACGACGGCTGGTCTCTGCCTCGCATCGTGACCACCGTAAAGAAAGCATACAATGGTGGTGTTCTTGAGCAGCGGCCAGGCTTTAACACCTTCATCCGGTACCTTAGTCAGCAAGATCAGGAGGCCACTACCAACTACTGGCAAACCACACTCGCCGGCTGCGAGGCGACAATGTTCCCGTCACTTCCCCCATCAATACATCAGCCAGTCGCAGATGCGATATTGGAGCACCAATGTCCGCCGCTCCCCAGGACAATGGCATCCGATACCACTACATCAACGCTGATCCGCGCGGCGTGGGCCATCGTAGCTGGTAATTACACCAGGTCGGATGATGTCGTGTTTGGAGTTACAGTGACGGGTCGCAATGCACCAGTAGTAGGCATTGAAGCTATAGTGGGCCCGGCAATTGCGACGGTGCCTGTGCGGGTGCGTTTGCCAGGAGACTGGACTGTACCAGCCCTCCTTGCTGCTGTGCAGCAACAGGCAACCGAGATGATCCCATACGAGCAAACAGGATTGCAGCGGATCGCCAAGATGGGAACGGATGCGCAGCACGCCTGTGGATTCCAAACGCTGCTGGTAGTGCAGCCAGCTGATGAAGATCTGGAAAGCGACAAGTCACTGGGAAGGTGGCAGACCAAGCCAGAGCTGCAGGACTTCACGACGTACGCACTGATGGTGCAGTGCACGCTGGCTGCAGAGCGAGTGCTCATCACTGTTAGCTTTGATCCACGAGTCATTGAGCAGTGGCGTGTGCAGAGGATGCTGTGTCAATTTAGCTCCGTCATGCAGCAGCTGGCGAGAGCGGACTTGAGCATCAAGGTCGATGATATTCATCTGCTTACACATGAAGATAGACAACAGCTGTGGACATGGAACAGCGATGTACCCACAGCTGTGGAGCGGTGCGTGCACGAGCTGTTTGCAGACCAGGCAAAAGAACAGCCTCAGGCGCCGGCCATCTGTGCGTGGGACGGCGAAATGACATATGGCGAGCTGGACGAGCTATCAAGCCGACTAGCTAGGCATCTTGTTAAGGTGGGGGTAGAGGTGGAAGACGTTGTTCCTCTCTGCTTTGAGAAGTCAATGTGGACAGTGGTAGCTATGCTCGCTGTGCTCAAGGCTGGCGGCGCGTTCGCACCCCTTGATCCCGATTACCCAGCCAGCCGGCACGATGAGGTCTTCCGTCAGACTAAGGCCAGGGTAGTGCTAGCCTCAGACCAGCACGCGACGCTTTGCAACGGTAACAACCGCATTGTCGTGGTGGTCAGCGAAGCAGCTATCCTTCAACTATCCAGCGATGCCAGCAGGAGAAACCTTGTCCGGGCAAAAGCACAGCCAACTAACCCTGCCTACATCATCTTTACATCCGGCAGCACAGGAATACCCAAGGGTGTGGTAATTGAGCATCGGGCGGCTTCTACAAGCTGTTTAACACATGGGAAAGCGTTTAACCTCACGAAAAACGCAAGATTCTTTCAATTTGCCTCGTACACCTTTGACGTGTGCATCACGGAGATCATAACAACTCTCTTAATGGGAGGCAGAATTTGTGTCCCCGCAGAAAGCATGAAACTAGACCGTCTTGCCGAAACAATTACCCTTCTTAACGTTAATTGGGCATATCTTACGCCAACGGTTGCACGAACACTTGACCCAAAAACAGTTTCATCGCTTAGAACCTTAGTGTTTGGGGGTGAGCAGGTAAACAGTATTGACTGGGAAAAGTGGAGTCATCTTGAAAATCGGGTTAACGCTTATGGACCTACCGAGTGTAGTGTGATATGTAACTCTTTTTCCGGTCTAGAAGGCTTCTACACAGGTTTAATTGGTAAGGCGATCGGGTCGGTCAGCTGGGTAGTGGATCCAAACGACCACAACAAGCTTGCCCCGCTCGGGTCGGTTGGCGAGCTGCTCGTCGAAGGGCCGATCCTGGCGCGTGGATACCTGGGCGACGCAGAGAAGACGGCGGCCGCCTTCATCCAAGACCCGACCTGGCTGTTGGAGGGCTCTGGAGAGCACGTAGGCCGACACGGGAGGCTGTACAAGACCGGCGACCTAGTACACTACGATGCAGACGGCAACCTGGTGTATGTGGGACGCAAGGACGTGCAGGTCAAG TGCATGCCGGAAGTGGAGCGTATGGCAGCAGAAGTAATCATGCCAGGAAACGACAAAGACAAGGCGACTGTGGCCGTCTTTGTGCAAcagaaagaggaagaggctTCCGCTGGAGACGGCTCCTCTGCACGGGTTTTCTTCCCCTCCCAGGTGGACAGCCAGCTCAGCCAGCGGCTGCCTAGCTACATGGTACCCGGAGTCTACTTTGCGGTCGCGCAGCTTCCCATGACAACGTCGGGCAAGACGGACCGCAAGCGGCTGCGCGAGATCGGGTCCGCGTTCTCAGCTCAACAGCTGGCAGAGCTACTCACACGAAGCCAGGGACCGAAGCGGCAGCCGTCGACAGAGCAGGAGAGGGCGCTGCAGAAACTGTGGGCGCGGGTTCTCGACATCGACGCCGACAGCATTGGGCTGGACGACAGTTTCTTCCGCCTAGGCGGCGACTCTATCACAGCTATGCAGGTCTCTTCGAGCGCTCGTGCGGCTCACATCTCTATCTCGACTCACGATATTCTCCAGCACAAAACCATTGGCCGTTTAGTTCGCCATATATCATTAAAGCCTGCTCCTTCTCAACTAGTCATCCAGGATCCAGTAAACAGGGGCTTTGGCCTAACGCCAATCCAGGAGCTGTACTTCCGGCTAGAGAGTAGCGGTAGAGCTTGCTTTGATCAATGCTTTTTACTGGAAGTTAGTAGCTCAGTAAACATGGAATCGTTGCGTATAGCGTTTAAAACCCTTGTTCAACGGCACTCTATCCTACGAGCTCAATTTAGCCAAAGAACTGGAGGTGGGTGGCAGCAGCACATTTGCGATCGCGCTGACGACTCCTTCACCATCGAGTACGTGCAATCCACGGATCAAGATGACTTTTTACGCGCTATGCTTCAGAGTCGGAGCCAGCTAGACATTCAGAAAGGACCAATCTTAGCAGCAGCCTTGTTTGATGAGGACCAGCGCCAATTACTATTTATCACCGTTCACCATCTAGTAATTGATCTAGTCTCGTGGCGAGTGCttcttgaagagctggaggACCTGCTCATTTCGCGGGAGCTTCCTGCTGCGCCTCCTATTCCCTTTCAGGCCTGGCAGGCTCTCCAAGCTAAACACGCTAACACGCACGGGTGTTCTGGTGGCATAATCCAAGCTGAGATGGATTCTAAACAGCTAATACTCTCCTACTGGGGCGTACAGCCCGGGACTATCTTACACAGAAGTACAGTATCAAAGGGCTTTGCACTTGATAAGTGTACAACCTCTGCCATTCTTGGATCCTGCAACAACGCATTCCAAACACGTCCTGTAGAGCTAATTCTTTCTGCTCTAATTCACTCCTTTGCTGCTGCCTTCCCGGACCGAGCCCTGCCTACTATCTTCAACGAGAGCCACGGTCGCGAGACTTGGGACAGCGGCATTGATCTTTCGCGAACTGTGGGATGGTTTACAAGCATGTTCCCAGTTCAAGTGCCAAACTATACTAGGCATAATATGCTCAATGTCATCCGCCATACCAAAGACAGCATGCGCCAGTTTAACGACAATGGCAGGTCATACTTTGCTTCACAGTTCACAGATAACGATACTGCCAATACATTCGCATCTATGTTCCCAGTAGAGGTAATGTTTAACTACCAAGGCGCATACCAGCAACTTGAGCGCAACGATTCGCTGTTTAAGAATCTGCTAATTCCGGACGGTTGCGAGCCAGCATCCTTGTTAGAGACGCCGCGGTTCGCTTTAATTGATGTGTCTGTGGTTATCGACAGAGGCTGCATACATGTAGCTGTTATAAGCGACAGTAGAGTAAAGCACCAGCAGCAGATAGCTAGCTGGATTGAGCAGTACGAGGTGGCTTTGGTGGAAATGGCTGCCATTCTTCAAAAGCGGCATCCAGAATGGACGCTAAGTGACTTACCACTAGCCTTCCAGACCTACCAGGATCTGGATCGCTTCCAGAAAGATACGCTTGCAGGGCTTCATATTCAGCCCAGAGAAGTTGAGGACGTCTTTCCATGCTCACCTATGCAGGAAGGCATCCTTGTTAGTCAGAGCAAGGATTCAGATGCATACTGGGTGTCGCTTGTCTTTGAAGCAGTATCGACTCAGCACAGCCAGGTCAGCTGCATTCAGCTGCAGCAAGCGTGGAAGGATGTTGTTCGGCGGCACTCGCTCCTACGGACACTGCTCGTCAATAATGTGCCTGGGTGTGCGGGAACCATGAATGTGGTGCTGAAAGATCCACAGCCGAGCATCTCGTTCTTCCAAGCAGCAGGCGACACAGTTACTCTTGAAGTGTTCCGCAATCACCGAAGCATGTCAGGACAGCAGAGCACGTTAGTCCAGCAAGAGAGTGGCCTACAGCATCACATGTCCATCTGCCAGCTTGACAATGGAAAGGTCTACCTCTGCCTAGACATTAACCACGCTATCTTTGATGCTCACTCTCGGGGCATCGTCTTACGCGATCTGCAGACGGCATACAGTGCTAAGCTTAATCCAGATAGTGCACTGTTTAAAGACGTTGTCTCGTATCTAGCCCAGCAGGAAGAGGATACAGCGCGCGCTTACTGGGCGAAATATCTGGACGGGGTTGAGCCATGTGCATTTCCCTCAATAGCAAACGCCGACGACGGGGATTGTAGGGGTAGAACAGTACACGTTCCTGAAATTGACGTGAGCATCATCCATGCATTCTGTCATACATGGGACGTCACGCCAGCTACCATCATCCAGACAGCATGGGCTTTGGTGTTAGGCCAATACACCCGATCAATGACCCCGTGCTTTGGCATGCTCTCCTCAGGACGAGACTTTCCGATTGCGGAGGTAGACAAGATCTTTGGCCCGCTCATCACTATACTCCCATGCAGGGTTTATCTAGGCAACGAGCAGACTGTGCTAGATGTCCTAAGAGCAGTGCAGCACGACTACACCAGCAGCTTGCCACATCAGGGCTTCTCGCTCGCTCGCGTACATAGCATGCTTGGGCTTGGAGCAGGCGCTTTATTTAACACAGTGCTATCGCTCCAGCGGATTGACGACGCAGTGGCAGTTGGCACTACTGGGGTTATTTTCCACATAGAGGAGGGAGCGGATCCTACAGAG TATGATGTTAATATCGGTGTCGCATATAACCGGTTGACGATGGAAATTGAGATGCAATATAAGACCCGTTGCATGAGCGGATCACAAGCAAAGAACGTAGCAGACAGCTTCAGTAAAGCAATCCTTAGCATAGTAGGAAGGCCGCACTCTATGCTGGGTGGTCTAGGCATCCTAGGAGATGCACAAAAGCGCCAGCTGTGGACATGGAACAGCGATATACCCACAGCTGTGGAGCGGTGCGTGCACGAGCTGTTTGCAGACCAGGCAAAAGAACAGCCTCAGGCGCCGGCCATCTGTGCGTGGGACGGCGAAATGACATATGGCGAGCTGGACGAGCTATCAAGCC